The following proteins come from a genomic window of Miscanthus floridulus cultivar M001 chromosome 2, ASM1932011v1, whole genome shotgun sequence:
- the LOC136538879 gene encoding putative ripening-related protein 6: MAKAKTAIVIVILALLQVSWATARKLDNRGGGIWATAGGRSGGTFAVMTVNRFQKGEDGGGAAACDGKFHSDVDLVVALSSGWYAGGKRCHKKIRITSKDTERTVEAQVVDECDSHHGCKNNIVDSSPAVWKKLGLHTYFAEVHITWSDA; encoded by the coding sequence ATGGCGAAAGCTAAGACTGCTATAGTCATCGTCATCCTAGCTCTGCTTCAGGTATCATGGGCCACAGCCCGGAAGCTCGATAACCGCGGCGGTGGCATCTGGGCCACAGCCGGTGGCCGTAGCGGCGGCACCTTTGCAGTGATGACGGTGAACAGGTTCCAGAAGGGCGAGGACGGTGGCGGCGCAGCAGCGTGCGACGGCAAGTTCCACAGCGACGTCGACCTGGTCGTGGCGCTGTCCTCGGGGTGGTACGCAGGAGGGAAGAGGTGCCACAAGAAGATCCGCATCACGAGCAAGGACACCGAGCGCACCGTGGAGGCCCAGGTTGTGGACGAGTGCGACTCCCACCACGGCTGCAAGAACAACATCGTGGATTCCTCTCCCGCCGTCTGGAAGAAGCTCGGGCTCCATACTTACTTCGCCGAGGTCCACATCACCTGGTCCGACGCCTGA